GATGCCGTGCAGCGGGCCATCGGCGGCGGCCTTGAACAGGGCGTTGACCTCTTCGACCGTGGTGCCGCGTTCGACCTCGAACACGCAATCGGTCAGCGAGGCGTTGAGCAGCGGCACCCGCACGGCATGGCCGTTCAGGCGGCCCTTGAGTTCGGGGTAGATCAGCGTGATCGCGGTGGCCGACCCGGTGGTGGTGGGGATCAGCGAATTCAGCGCCGAACGCGCCCGGCGCAAGTCTTTTGCGGGGCGGTCGACGATGGTCTGGGTGTTGGTCACGTCATGGATCGTGGTCATCGATCCGTGCCGGATGCCGAGGCCCTCGTGGATGACCTTGACCACCGGCGCCAGGCAATTGGTGGTGCAGCTTGCCGCGGTGACAATTGCGTGGCGGGCGGGGTCGTAGATGGCGTGGTTCACGCCATAGACGATGTTGGCGGCGTCGCCATCCTTGACCGGGGCCGAGACGACCACCTTCTTCACGCCGGCCGCGAAATAGGGCGCGATGCGGTCCGCGGTCTTGTAGTGGCCCGTGCAGTCGATCACCACGTCGACACCGTCCAGCGGCAGGGCGTCCAGCGACCGGCTGGAAAAGACCGGCAGGCGCGTGCCGTCGATGGTGATCGACCGGTCGTCATGACCGAACGCCGCGGCCCAGCGGCCATGCACGCTGTCGAATTCCAGAAGATGCGCATGCATGGCAGCGTCGCCCACGGCGTCGTTCAGCCAGGCGATCTCAGCGCCCGCCTCCAACATCGGTTTCAGCACCAGCTTGCCGATCCGGCCAAGGCCGTTGATCGCGTATGTCGTCATGTCAATCGTCTTTCATCTCAGCGATTTCGTCGACCCGCGCCTGCAGCGTCGCGCGGTCCAGCGTGTCGAAGGGCAGCGCGGCAAAGGCGCGAATGCGGTTGCGCAAGGCGCCGTAGACCTGCTGGAACGCGAGGGTTTTCTGTGCTTCGGTGCCTTGCGCCTTGACCGGGTCGGGTTGCCCC
This Thalassococcus arenae DNA region includes the following protein-coding sequences:
- a CDS encoding ArsJ-associated glyceraldehyde-3-phosphate dehydrogenase produces the protein MTTYAINGLGRIGKLVLKPMLEAGAEIAWLNDAVGDAAMHAHLLEFDSVHGRWAAAFGHDDRSITIDGTRLPVFSSRSLDALPLDGVDVVIDCTGHYKTADRIAPYFAAGVKKVVVSAPVKDGDAANIVYGVNHAIYDPARHAIVTAASCTTNCLAPVVKVIHEGLGIRHGSMTTIHDVTNTQTIVDRPAKDLRRARSALNSLIPTTTGSATAITLIYPELKGRLNGHAVRVPLLNASLTDCVFEVERGTTVEEVNALFKAAADGPLHGILGYEERPLVSADYVNDPRSSIVDAPSTMVVNGTQVKVFAWYDNEWGYAHRLADVARMVGASL